AGCTTCTCGGCGCGCAGCATCCGCATAGCGACGTGCATGACGAAATGCTGTTCATCGTCCTTCACCAGACGATGGAACTGTGGCTAAAGCAGATCCTGTTCGAGGTGGATTACGCGTGCGAGGAATTGCGCGCGGACAAGTTCCTGTTCGTCCACAAGGCGCTGAGCCGAGTCAGCCGGATACAGGGCGTGATGACGATGAGCTGGGACATCCTGTCCACGCTCACCCCATCGGATTACATGAAATTCCGCCACCATTTCGGCTCTGCATCGGGGTTCCAGTCGGCGCAGTTCCGCTGCGTCGAATATCGGCTCGGGATCAAGGACCCGCGCTTTCTCAAGAATTACGAACCGGGTAGCGGCGAGCATGAACTGCTGACCGCTGCTCTGGAGGCGCCGAGCGTGTGGGACGAGGCCAATGCAGCGCTGGCACGCGCGGGCTTCGATATTGCCGACGCGGACGCGATCCGGGCGAGCTGGAAGACGGTGTACGAGCAAACCGAGACCTATCCCGAACTGTATGGCCTCGCGGAAAAGCTGGTCGACCTCGACGATGCGCTGGCGACCTGGCGACACAAGCATGTCGTGACGGTCGAGCGGGTCATCGGCGGCCGCAAGGGCACCGGCGGCTCGGCGGGCGCGGCCTATCTGAAATCGACACTCGACAAGCGCGCCTTCCCCGCCCTGTGGGAATTGCGGTCCGAACTATGAGCTACAAGCGGCTGTTCTCGAAGAGTCTCGAGGCCGATCCCGATCGGCTGCATATCGCGGCGCACAGCCACCATTTGTGGCCCGACGCGAGCCGGGTCGGGCAAATGCGCTGCTGGGACGATGCCGCCGCGCTCGCCGATCACAAGTGGGACAAGGTGATGGGCGAGGTGTGGCCCGAGGCTGCCGCCAATGTCGCCGCCGAACTCGGCATGGGCAACGACCAGTGGCGAAGGATCGTCTTCGCCGGCAACACGCATGATTTCATCATCCGCCTCGCCGCCGCCTGTCCGCGCCGCGCTGGCGGACCGCTGCGTATTCTTACCAGCGACGGCGAATTCCACTCGGCACGGCGCCAGTTCGCGCGCTGGGTCGAGGCGGGGGAGATCACGCTGGAGACGGTCGCGGTCGACCCGTTCGACAGCTTTGCCGAGCGCTTCACCGCGAGGGCCGCCGAGGGCGCGCACGATCTCGTCATGGTCAGCCAGGTCCTGTTTGGGTCGGGGCGGGTGGTCGCGCCGCTCGATGCGCTGGTCGAGCTGGGCCAGCCCGAGGGGTCGTGGGTGGTGATCGACGGCTATCACAGCTTCATGGCATTTGAAGCGCCCTTCCCGCGCGGCTGGAGCGACAAGGCCTTCTTCCTTGGCGGCGGCTACAAATATGCGATGGCGGGGGAGGGCATGGGCTTCATGTGCTGCCCCCCGGGCTTCGGACCGCGCCCGCCGCTGACCGGCTGGTTCGCCGAGTTCGAGGACCTCACCCTGCCGCCGGGGATGGTGGGCTATGCCGAGGACGCGATGCGCTTCATGGGGGCGACCTTCGACCCGAGCGCGCTTTACCGCTGGAATGCGATCAAGGGGATGCTGATCGCCGAAGGGCTCGATACGGCCACCATCAACGCGCATGTCGCGGCCCTGCAAGAACAGGCGGTCGAGGCGCTGGCGGGCACGGTGCTGGGCGAGGCCGAACTGCTCAATCCGATCGATGGCGGGCCGCATGCGCGCTTTCTCGCTTATCGTCACGAACGGGCGGCGGATTGGTGCGCGGCACTGAAGGCCGAGGGTTGCGTCACCGACGTGCGCGGCGAGGTGATCCGCTTCGGCTTCGGCCTTTATCATGATGCGCGCGATGTCGACGCGCTCGCGGCGCTAGCGAAGACGCTCTAGCGCAGGCCCTTGGCCAACAGGCGGTTGGCGGCGGCGGCGACTTCGGCAGGGTCCTCGTCGCCCCAGACGGCGAAGCGCAGCCCGAGAAAGACGTTCATTCCCATCAGCGCCCAGGCGCGCACCTCGGCATCCAAGTCGCTGTCCGGCGCGGCGAGGTCGGGGCTGGCATCGAGCCGGTCGCGCATGCGCGCGGCGGTGGTGCGATAATGGCGCTCGAAGCCCGCGGGATCGACGAATTCGGCTTCATCGATGATGCGGTAGACCTCGGCCTGCTCGCGCGCGAAACGAAGGAAGGCGGCAAGCGCGGCCTCCTCGCGCGGTAGCGCCGCATCGACCTCGGCAATGGCGGGACCGACCGCTTGCGCGACCCGCGCCGACATGTCCTCGACCAGCGCCGCGAACACTTCCTCCTTGGAATCGAAGTAGGTGTAGAAGGTGCCGAGCGCGACCTTGGCGCGGCCGGTGATCGAGACGATCGAGGTGTCGGCGAACCCGACGCGGCCGAATTCGACCCGCGCGGCATCGAGGATCCGCGCCCGGGTCGCTTCACCCCTACGAGTGCGCGGCGCCTTCGAGCTGGCCTTGGAGTCAGTTCCGTCGGCGTGCCGGTCGCTCATCTGCTTCCTCTCCCCCATGAGCCGATCATTATCCGAAGTTGAAAGTTGGTTCAACTTTCATTATTGGCGATTGCAAGGGGGAGCATGGTCAGGATGCATCCCCGTCACATCAGGGGAGGAACCCATGCACTCGATCACCCGCCGTCTCGGCGTTTCCGTTTCGTGTCTCGCGCTCGCCGCGCTCTTGCCGCAGGTCGCCTCGGCCCAGTCCGCGACCGATCCCGAAAGCGCGTCTCAGCAGCCCGGTGAACCCGCCGCGACCACTGCATTGAACGCCGAAGGGCAGGATAATGCGAACGATGTGATCGTCGTCACCGCGCGCCGCCAGGCCGAAGCGCTGACCGTCGTGCCGCTGTCGATCTCGGCCTTCAACGAGCGCGCGCTCGATCGCCTCCAGGCGAGCGACACGACGGGGCTGCAGGGCGCGGTGCCCAACCTCAACATCGTGCAGGGACGCGGCTCGTCCAACGCCACCAACATCTTCATCCGCGGCATCGGCCAGCCTGACGCGCTGCAGACCTTCGACCCCGCGGTCGGGGTCTATGTCGACGACGTCTACATGAGCCGCATTCGTGGCACCCAGCTCGACCTGCTCGACCTTGAACGGGTCGAGGTGCTGCGCGGGCCGCAGGGCACGCTTTATGGCAAGAATACCATCGGCGGCGCGTTGAAGCTCGTCACCCGTCGCCCCGGCGACACGCTGCGCGGGGCCGCCTCGCTGGCGATCGGCAGCTATGAGAAGGTCGAAGTGAAGGGCAGCGTCTCGGGCCCTATCGGCGACGGGGTCGCGGCGGGGCTGGCGGCGATGCAGTCGCACCGCAACGGCTATGTCGAGGACGAGGTGCTCGACCGTGATTATAACGACAAGCACACGACCGCGCTGCGCGGCACGCTGGCCTTCGATGCGGGCGCCGACACGCGCATCGACCTTGCCGCCGATTATACCATGGACCGCGCCGCGATGACGGTCGGCCAGCCGATCAATCCGCTGACCGACCTGTTCGGCGGGCCGCTGCTCGATCGACCGGAAAATCCCGATTCCGACGACTATGACTTCACCGGGCGCACCACGCCCACCCTGCCCAATTCGACCGAACTCGATCATTGGGGGCTGAGCGCCATCGTCGCGCACGACCTCTCGCCCACGCTCTCGCTCAAGTCGATCACCGCTTATCGCAACCTCGATACCGACGACTATATCGACATCGACGCAACCGAAGTGGAGACGGGCGACGTGTTCGTCGGCGTCGACCAGAGCCAATTCAGCGAGGAGCTGCAGCTGCTGCTCGACGGCGAAACGCTGAGCGGCGTCTTCGGTCTCTATTATCTCGCCGAGAATGTCAGCTCGCATCAGGAGGCCTATGCCGACGATCTCGTCGGACCGGTGTTGGGCAATCCGACCTTCCTGCGCACCATCGACGATGATCTCGAGACGCGAAGCTATGCCGCCTACGGCAATGTCACCGTCGCGCTGACCGAAATGCTCAACCTGTCGGCGGGCCTGCGCTATACCCACGAGAACAAGGATTATTTCCGTACCACCTCGACCTTCTCCTCGAGCCCGCTGCTGACCAGCCTCGCGCCGTTCGAATATGAGCCCGAGGATAGCTGGGGCGACCTGTCGCCGATGGCCAGCATCGACTTTTCGCCGAGCGAGGATAGCCTCGTCTATGCGCGCGTCGCCAAGGGCTTCAAGTCAGGCGGGTTCAACGGGCGCGCCAATAATCCCAGCGAGACCCGCGCTTATGATCCCGAGACGGTCTGGTCCTACGAGGTTGGCGCCAAGGCGCGCGTCGCCGACATGCTCGATGTCGCGGTGGCGGTCTTCCATAACGACTATACCGACTTCCAGGCGCGCGTCGCGGGCCTGTCCGAAGTCGACGGCATTCCCGAGCCGAGCCTCGCGGTCCTCAACGCTGGCGAGCTGACCATTCGCGGCGCCGAGCTCGAACTGGCGCTGGAGCCGGTCGAGGCGCTGCGCCTCGATGCGCAGATCGGCTATCTCGACGCCGAATATGGCGAGTTCGCCGACGATCGCTATCCGAACGGCGACCGCAGCTTCCAGATGCCCGCCTTCGCGCCCGATTGGACGGCGCGCTTCGGCGCCCAATATAGCGCTGACCTCGGCGCCTCGGGGACGCTGACCTTCGGCGGACAGACGCGCTACAAGGGGGAGCATGCGTTGGCGGTCGACAACACCTATCTCGGCACCGACGAGGTGATCGAGGGGCTGATCCAGGAAGGCTATTGGCTGTCCGATGCTCGGATCGTGTGGGAGAATGGGGCAGGCGACTGGTCGATCGGCCTCTATGGCAACAATCTCACCGACGAGCGCTACAAGACCGACGGGCAGGAATTCAGCTCGATCGGCAACATACGAACCGTCTATTACGGCGCGCCGCGCACCTTCGAGGTGAAGCTCGGCTATCGCTACTAGAACGGCAAGAGCGGAGCGCCGCTCGCCTTTTGCCCCCTAGGCAAAGGGCGGGCGGCCCCGCTAGCTACCTTCCATGGCCAGCACCCCTACCACCACTGCCCCGGCAGCGCGCAGCCCGAACGCCAATGTCGTCCTCGGCATGCTGCTCTTCGCTTATATCCTCAACTTCCTCGACCGGCAGATCCTCGGTATCCTCGCCCAGCCGATCAAGGAGGATTTGGGGCTTTCGGACGCGCAATTTGGCGCCATCGGCGGGCTGGCGTTCGCGCTTCTGTACAGCTTCTTCGGCGTGCCGCTGGCGATGCTCGCCGACCGCACCAGCCGCTCGGGCGTCATCGCGGGCGCCGTGGCGGTCTGGTCGGGCTTCACCGCTTTGTGCGGCACCGCGACCAGCTTCATGCAGCTTTTCCTCCTGCGCCTCGGGGTTGGCGTTGGCGAAGCGGGCGGCGTGGCGCCATCCTATGCGCTCATCGCCGACTATTTCCCACCGCAGCGGCGCGCCCGCGCGCTCGCCATCTTCTCGCTCGGCGTGCCCATCGGGCTTGGCGCGGGGACCGTGCTCGGCGCCTATATCGCCGAATATATCAACTGGCGCGTCGCCTTCATCGCCATGGGGGTGGTGGGCATCCTCTTCGCGCCAATTTTCAAGCTGGTGGTCAAGGACAGGCCGCGCACGATGGGGTCGCCGCAGCGCCTTGCCGACCTGTTCGCGGTGTTCCCGCTGATCGGGAAGAAGCGGAGCTTCTGGCTGCTCGCCTTCGGCGCCTCTCTGTCCAGCCTGTGCGGCTACGGCCTCGCCATCTGGATCCCAAGCGTGCTCATCCGCAGCTTCGACATGAGCCTCATCGGCGCGGGCCAGTTCATGGGCTCGCTGCTGCTCCTCGGCGGCACGATTGGCGTGTTCATGG
The nucleotide sequence above comes from Sphingomicrobium arenosum. Encoded proteins:
- a CDS encoding tryptophan 2,3-dioxygenase, which translates into the protein MTAIPDDQTYGDYLSLPQLLGAQHPHSDVHDEMLFIVLHQTMELWLKQILFEVDYACEELRADKFLFVHKALSRVSRIQGVMTMSWDILSTLTPSDYMKFRHHFGSASGFQSAQFRCVEYRLGIKDPRFLKNYEPGSGEHELLTAALEAPSVWDEANAALARAGFDIADADAIRASWKTVYEQTETYPELYGLAEKLVDLDDALATWRHKHVVTVERVIGGRKGTGGSAGAAYLKSTLDKRAFPALWELRSEL
- a CDS encoding kynureninase/PvdN C-terminal domain-containing protein, producing the protein MSYKRLFSKSLEADPDRLHIAAHSHHLWPDASRVGQMRCWDDAAALADHKWDKVMGEVWPEAAANVAAELGMGNDQWRRIVFAGNTHDFIIRLAAACPRRAGGPLRILTSDGEFHSARRQFARWVEAGEITLETVAVDPFDSFAERFTARAAEGAHDLVMVSQVLFGSGRVVAPLDALVELGQPEGSWVVIDGYHSFMAFEAPFPRGWSDKAFFLGGGYKYAMAGEGMGFMCCPPGFGPRPPLTGWFAEFEDLTLPPGMVGYAEDAMRFMGATFDPSALYRWNAIKGMLIAEGLDTATINAHVAALQEQAVEALAGTVLGEAELLNPIDGGPHARFLAYRHERAADWCAALKAEGCVTDVRGEVIRFGFGLYHDARDVDALAALAKTL
- a CDS encoding TetR/AcrR family transcriptional regulator: MSDRHADGTDSKASSKAPRTRRGEATRARILDAARVEFGRVGFADTSIVSITGRAKVALGTFYTYFDSKEEVFAALVEDMSARVAQAVGPAIAEVDAALPREEAALAAFLRFAREQAEVYRIIDEAEFVDPAGFERHYRTTAARMRDRLDASPDLAAPDSDLDAEVRAWALMGMNVFLGLRFAVWGDEDPAEVAAAANRLLAKGLR
- a CDS encoding TonB-dependent receptor; amino-acid sequence: MHSITRRLGVSVSCLALAALLPQVASAQSATDPESASQQPGEPAATTALNAEGQDNANDVIVVTARRQAEALTVVPLSISAFNERALDRLQASDTTGLQGAVPNLNIVQGRGSSNATNIFIRGIGQPDALQTFDPAVGVYVDDVYMSRIRGTQLDLLDLERVEVLRGPQGTLYGKNTIGGALKLVTRRPGDTLRGAASLAIGSYEKVEVKGSVSGPIGDGVAAGLAAMQSHRNGYVEDEVLDRDYNDKHTTALRGTLAFDAGADTRIDLAADYTMDRAAMTVGQPINPLTDLFGGPLLDRPENPDSDDYDFTGRTTPTLPNSTELDHWGLSAIVAHDLSPTLSLKSITAYRNLDTDDYIDIDATEVETGDVFVGVDQSQFSEELQLLLDGETLSGVFGLYYLAENVSSHQEAYADDLVGPVLGNPTFLRTIDDDLETRSYAAYGNVTVALTEMLNLSAGLRYTHENKDYFRTTSTFSSSPLLTSLAPFEYEPEDSWGDLSPMASIDFSPSEDSLVYARVAKGFKSGGFNGRANNPSETRAYDPETVWSYEVGAKARVADMLDVAVAVFHNDYTDFQARVAGLSEVDGIPEPSLAVLNAGELTIRGAELELALEPVEALRLDAQIGYLDAEYGEFADDRYPNGDRSFQMPAFAPDWTARFGAQYSADLGASGTLTFGGQTRYKGEHALAVDNTYLGTDEVIEGLIQEGYWLSDARIVWENGAGDWSIGLYGNNLTDERYKTDGQEFSSIGNIRTVYYGAPRTFEVKLGYRY
- a CDS encoding spinster family MFS transporter, whose protein sequence is MASTPTTTAPAARSPNANVVLGMLLFAYILNFLDRQILGILAQPIKEDLGLSDAQFGAIGGLAFALLYSFFGVPLAMLADRTSRSGVIAGAVAVWSGFTALCGTATSFMQLFLLRLGVGVGEAGGVAPSYALIADYFPPQRRARALAIFSLGVPIGLGAGTVLGAYIAEYINWRVAFIAMGVVGILFAPIFKLVVKDRPRTMGSPQRLADLFAVFPLIGKKRSFWLLAFGASLSSLCGYGLAIWIPSVLIRSFDMSLIGAGQFMGSLLLLGGTIGVFMGGWLADRLGTRDRRWYAWLPMIAWLITAPLYALGLLSESLWLVWALLLIPNALNILWLGPVTTAIQHIVTPPMRATASGAFLLINNLIGLGVGPLLIGGISDALRETYGADSLRYAALAVLGVYFFAALLMWFAARRLPNDWVEEAPAC